GATAGTTCCAGCTCAATGAAATGCATAATAAAAGAAAAAGAGCACCGGAGTGCAACTTTAAATCAAATCAAATGTCAATAGCTGTCTTAAAAACACCAAGGAATTCATCGCAATCATTTACGATATTCTTAGCAGCATCCTTCACGACCTCAATAGGATCCGCACCATCTGTCTTTACAAAAAGGATAGGGTCACTGATTGATACGTGTTTCATGTCGTATGTTGCTATCTGAACTCTCTTGTCATCGAGAAGAGCTGACTTGAGCATATTGAGAAGAGTGTGGTTCTCACCAATTATCTCAAGATGCATCTCATCTTCTG
The sequence above is a segment of the uncultured Methanolobus sp. genome. Coding sequences within it:
- a CDS encoding DNA-directed RNA polymerase subunit L produces the protein MELKIIDKTEDEMHLEIIGENHTLLNMLKSALLDDKRVQIATYDMKHVSISDPILFVKTDGADPIEVVKDAAKNIVNDCDEFLGVFKTAIDI